Sequence from the Actinomycetota bacterium genome:
AATTCGCTAGGAGTTCAATGAGGGAATTTATCGATGCCGCGCTTAATGCCGCCGCGCTTGCGGGAGCTTCCTATGCCGATGCTCGAATCGTGGAGACCACACAGGAAGGGATCGCGGTAGCCGATGGAAGGGTCGAAGGCATCGACTCATCTACATCGATGGGGATAGGGGTCCGGGTGCTTTTCAACGGCTCCTGGGGCTTTTCCTCCTCGGCGAATCTGACCGAAAACGACGCGGCGGCCACCGCTAGACAAGCCGTCTCCATCGCGCGCGCCTCCGCACTTTGTCCTGGCCCTTCTCCAGTAGTCTTGGCTGAGTCCAGGCCGATAACCGACTCGTGGTCCGGCCCCTGCGAGATCGATCCGTTTGAGGTGTCGATCTCGACAAAACTTTCCTTGCTGACCGAGGTGGACGCGATACTGAGAGCCGAGCCCGCAGTAAAGCTCACGAAAGCTCAATTGGGCTTTTACCGGGTGAAAAAGTTCTTTGGCTCAAGCGAGGGTTCCTACATTACCCAGGAGCACGTTGAGTCAGGCGGGGGCTTCACCGCTTACGCCATCACCGGCGACGAGGTGTTCCCGCGCTCTTACCCCACCTCCCACACCGGCGACTGGGTCCAGGGAGGCTGGGAGGCAATCGAGCGGATGGACCTTTCGGGCAACGCCGGACGTATCGCCGAGCAGGCTGCGGCGCTGGCCAGCGCTCAACCATGCCCAAGCGGCCAATACGACGTGATAATCGATGGAAGTCAGCTTGCCTTGCAAGTGCACGAATCGATTGGACACCCCACCGAACTCGACCGCGTCTTAGGCGACGAGGCCGCCTTTGCGGGCACCTCTTTTCTTGGCTTGTCCGATCTAGGCGTTTTGCGATATGGGTCAGAGCACGTTAACGTCACCATCGACTCCACCCTCCCAGGCGCTTTGGGATCTTTCGGCTACGACGATGAAGGCGTGCCGGCTCAACGGCATCATCTAATCACCAACGGTGAGCTCACGAGCTTCATGACGTCGCGGGAGTCAGCCGCGGCACTTGGAACTCAAAGCAACGGTTGCATGAAAGCGGACGGCTGGAATCGCATCCCGCTAATACGCATGACAACGGTTTCCCTTGAGCCAGGGCAATGGGCGCTTGATGATCTTATCGCCAGCACCGATAGAGGCATCTATCTGGAGACCAACAACTCCTGGTCGATAGATGACAAACGTTTGAACTTTCAGTTCGCTTGCGAAATCGGCTGGCTCATCGAAAACGGTCGCCTGACCAAGATGGTGAAAAACCCTAATTACACTGGCGTCACACCTCAATTCTGGAACTCCTGCGATGCCGTGTGCTCAACCGATCACTGGAGAGTCTGGGGTATACCGAATTGCGGAAAGGGCGAACCGATGCAGGTAGCTCATGTCGCTCATGGCAGCGCGCCAGCTCGTTTCAGAGATGTCACCGTGGGGGTTGGGCGATGAGCAAAGCTAGCACCGAAGCACGAGAGCTGGCGGCAACCGCGGTGGACAGCGCCATAGCATCGGGGGCCGATAGCGCCGAGGCGATAGTCGGCTGCGGAACCTCGGCTCTGACCCGTTTTGCGGGTAACCGGATTCACCAGAATGTCATGGAAACGGAGCTTTCCGTCTCAATTCGTGCCGTATCTGGATCAAAAAGCGGCGTTGCCTCAACCAACAGAATTGACCCGGCCTCGATTGAGAAATGCTGCCGCATCGCAGTGGAGGCCGCGAAGGCATCTCCGCCCGACCCTGCCTTTCCCGGTCTCCCTGAACCGCGACCGGTCACCAAAGGACACCCGGCAAATGACTTCACCGGCAACTTTGACGAAACCCTCCGTGCCTTAGCTGTAAAGAAAATTATCGGGCACTCTTCGACGCATGGTTTGACCGCCGCAGGAGGCGTCAGTGTCACTTCACAGACCACAGCGGTAAGCAACTCTTTGGGTGTTGACGTCGTCGGCACGGTAAATATGCTACGCGCCACCGTGCTTTCAATGGGCAACTCCAGTGGCTCAGGCTGGGCCTCATTCGTATCCGCCGACGCGAACAGCTTCGACCCGGACGCACTTGGCGAAGAGGCTGCCAGGCTTGCAATTCGCACGAAAGATCCCGGGCGCCTTGATCCCGGCAAGTACACAGTCCTTTTGGCTCCGGAAGCCGTAGCCGACATCCTTTTCTTCCTTGGCTGGATGACTTTCGGGGCAAAACCTTACGCCGAGAAACGCTCCGCTTTTTCGGATAGACTCGGCCAACTGATCTGCGACCCTTCGATATCGATATACGACGACGCTTTCGATGCTCAGACGCTAGGCCTGACGTTCGATTATGAAGGCCAGCCGAAGACCCGGGTATCGCTCGTTGAAAAGGGAGTGGCAGCCGGTGTGGTCACGGACTCATTCTGGGCTGCGCGGACCGGCCTTCCCAACACAGGCCATGCCCTGCCGGCGCCTAACGGTTATGGCCCATTGCCCCTCAATCTGGTCATGGGGGCCGGTGAAGCAACCATCGAAGAGCTCATCTCGAGCGTTGACCGGGGAGTTTACATAACCCGATTCCACTATGTAAACGTTGAAGACCCGATTCCGGTCACTTTGACCGGAATGACACGCGATGGAACATTCCTGATTGAAAACGGACAGCTATCTAAGCCACTTCTAAATCTGCGTTTCACTCAAAGCGCGATAGAAGCACTATCGAACGTTCGGGGCCTCACGAGCAAGCAGAGTCTGATTGGCATGTACAGCGGTAGCCCTGTTCTCACCCCTGGCCTGCTGATTGAGAAATTTGCGATCTCCGGCCAGACCACTTAACCAAGAAGCTTGCGATTTCCGACCGAACGACCTAAGCAACGCGCATAGAGCCCTGAAAAGCATGAGCCCCTGACGCCGATTTAGCGCGGGGCCCATGGGAACATGCACCTATTTCGTGGAGGGGCGCCACTTGGAAGCGGTGCTGTTCCAAAAGTCAGGAAGTTTTGTCGTCCCCGACTAATATTATTATCGGCGGTCGACTTTCGATACTTTAGCTATCCGGCGGATTCCTGTGCGGCAATAATTTCCTTGACCTTCATGAGTCGTACGAGATTTGCTCGCTCGCCCTCATCAAGCTTCATGCTGATCTGCCGAATGGCCGCTGTAACCTGCGGAATCAGAACATGCTCTAATGCATTGACCCTTCGGCGAGTGCGCTCGATCTCCGCGGCCAGCAACTCGATCGCCTTTTCTTTTTGTGCAAGTTCGATCACACGCTCGAGCACAGAAGAGAGCGTATCGATAGCCGAATCGAGCACAGCCGGCGTCGAAATATACGAATAGCAGCAAGGCACCGGCGGCTCCAGCAGCGAAAACACCGGGATATTGACGCTCATAACATTTCGGCTCTCCACCCCGACAAACGCCTTCGGAGCACTCGCGGATAGCGCCTGATCGATGTGGGGTCCGCCTGCCTCGGCACGAGAAATAACATACAGGCCGGCTACGACGGCGAGTTCTTTTTCCACCGATCGCCTGAGTCTGCGACTCTCCGATATTCTGCCGAGAAACTCCTTTAGCAGCTCGTCGAGTTTGTCTTTCAGCAGCTTATGCCCCCGCAAGGCAACCTGGTGACGGCGCTTGAGCTTCAGCAGCTCCATGCGGTTGGGGTTGACCCGCAGCGCAGATGCCATCACCCGTCCCACTTCCACAGAGCGTATGCCACGACGAAACACACCGCTGCAATGTTGATCACCCTCATGACTTTGATTGCTTTTGGCTCCTTGACGCCAAGGGTCTTATACGCGGCAGATACCCTTAGCTGCATCGATACCAGGGCCGCTAAAAAGGCAAACACGATCGCCCACAGAAGCACGTTCACGGCGACTCGCCTCCTTCTAGAACGGACAGATCACCTTCGGGCAAGTACCTCGCTATGTACTCTTCCTTGATGCGTTTGAGCTCGCTTCTCGGCAGAAGGGTGAGAAGCTGCCAGCCTGTCTGCAAGGTGCGCTCTATCGAGCGCTCCTCATCTTCGCCCTGTCCGATGAACCTCTCCTCGAAAGCGTCGGCAAAGGCAACAAACGCTTTGTCCGATTCGGAAAGCGCGGCCTGCCCAAGGATAACCGCGAGCTCTTTGGCCTGAATTCCATTGGCGTACGCGCCAAAAAGCTGATTGGACAGATCCGCGTGATCTTCCCGGGTCTTGCCCTCGCCGATACCTTTTTGCTTGAGGCGAGAGAGTGACGGCAGCACAGCGACTGGCGGATAGATGCCCCGGCGGTGCAAGTTGCGGTCGAGGATTATCTGGCCCTCGGTGATATAACCGGTCAGATCAGGAATCGGGTGTGTCTTGTCATCCTCAGGCATCGTAAGGATGGGTATCTGCGTAATTGAGCCTTTGCGCCCCTTGATCCTGCCAGCCCGCCCATAGAGAGTTGCAAGGTCGGTGTAGAGATACCCCGGGAAACCCCGGCGTCCCGGCACCTCTTTGCGCGCGGCGGACACCTCTCGCAAGGCCTCGCAGTAATAGGTCATGTCGGTGAGGATGACCAGCACGTGCATATCGCAAGTATATGCGAGATACTCCGCTGTCGTCAGTGCCATTCTGGGCGTGGCTATCCGCTCTACTGCCGGATCATCGGCGAGATTGAGGAACAAAACGGCTCGCTCGATAGCCGCCGTATCGCGC
This genomic interval carries:
- a CDS encoding TldD/PmbA family protein; translated protein: MREFIDAALNAAALAGASYADARIVETTQEGIAVADGRVEGIDSSTSMGIGVRVLFNGSWGFSSSANLTENDAAATARQAVSIARASALCPGPSPVVLAESRPITDSWSGPCEIDPFEVSISTKLSLLTEVDAILRAEPAVKLTKAQLGFYRVKKFFGSSEGSYITQEHVESGGGFTAYAITGDEVFPRSYPTSHTGDWVQGGWEAIERMDLSGNAGRIAEQAAALASAQPCPSGQYDVIIDGSQLALQVHESIGHPTELDRVLGDEAAFAGTSFLGLSDLGVLRYGSEHVNVTIDSTLPGALGSFGYDDEGVPAQRHHLITNGELTSFMTSRESAAALGTQSNGCMKADGWNRIPLIRMTTVSLEPGQWALDDLIASTDRGIYLETNNSWSIDDKRLNFQFACEIGWLIENGRLTKMVKNPNYTGVTPQFWNSCDAVCSTDHWRVWGIPNCGKGEPMQVAHVAHGSAPARFRDVTVGVGR
- a CDS encoding TldD/PmbA family protein gives rise to the protein MSKASTEARELAATAVDSAIASGADSAEAIVGCGTSALTRFAGNRIHQNVMETELSVSIRAVSGSKSGVASTNRIDPASIEKCCRIAVEAAKASPPDPAFPGLPEPRPVTKGHPANDFTGNFDETLRALAVKKIIGHSSTHGLTAAGGVSVTSQTTAVSNSLGVDVVGTVNMLRATVLSMGNSSGSGWASFVSADANSFDPDALGEEAARLAIRTKDPGRLDPGKYTVLLAPEAVADILFFLGWMTFGAKPYAEKRSAFSDRLGQLICDPSISIYDDAFDAQTLGLTFDYEGQPKTRVSLVEKGVAAGVVTDSFWAARTGLPNTGHALPAPNGYGPLPLNLVMGAGEATIEELISSVDRGVYITRFHYVNVEDPIPVTLTGMTRDGTFLIENGQLSKPLLNLRFTQSAIEALSNVRGLTSKQSLIGMYSGSPVLTPGLLIEKFAISGQTT
- a CDS encoding V-type ATP synthase subunit D, which produces MASALRVNPNRMELLKLKRRHQVALRGHKLLKDKLDELLKEFLGRISESRRLRRSVEKELAVVAGLYVISRAEAGGPHIDQALSASAPKAFVGVESRNVMSVNIPVFSLLEPPVPCCYSYISTPAVLDSAIDTLSSVLERVIELAQKEKAIELLAAEIERTRRRVNALEHVLIPQVTAAIRQISMKLDEGERANLVRLMKVKEIIAAQESAG
- a CDS encoding V-type ATP synthase subunit B — encoded protein: RDTAAIERAVLFLNLADDPAVERIATPRMALTTAEYLAYTCDMHVLVILTDMTYYCEALREVSAARKEVPGRRGFPGYLYTDLATLYGRAGRIKGRKGSITQIPILTMPEDDKTHPIPDLTGYITEGQIILDRNLHRRGIYPPVAVLPSLSRLKQKGIGEGKTREDHADLSNQLFGAYANGIQAKELAVILGQAALSESDKAFVAFADAFEERFIGQGEDEERSIERTLQTGWQLLTLLPRSELKRIKEEYIARYLPEGDLSVLEGGESP